In Holophagales bacterium, one DNA window encodes the following:
- a CDS encoding transporter, with translation MDRSPSKLERAATPPVDRNDLGFGSVVSRQSRDRLLNRDGSFNVQRGGLGFLRSLSLYHWLIELTWPRFLLVLSAGFLAVNLIFSFAYFLCGPGALAGLESGDEAGRFLGGFFFSVQTLATIGYGALAPAGLAANVIVVLESMTGLLLVALGTGISFARFARPRAQILFSRFAVVAPYRDVTALEFRIANARTSELTDVQARVLLARRKASGDREFLPLALERDSVLFFPLSWTVVHPIDATSPLYRLRAEELEAAHAELLILLSGTDESSSQVVHTRSSYLASEIVWNARFVSLYDPPGAEDGRVRIDVGKLSAIERL, from the coding sequence GTGGACAGGAGCCCCTCGAAGCTCGAGCGTGCCGCAACCCCGCCGGTCGACCGCAACGATCTGGGCTTCGGCTCGGTCGTTTCGCGGCAGAGCCGCGACCGGCTGCTCAACCGCGACGGCAGCTTCAACGTGCAACGCGGTGGCCTCGGCTTCCTGCGTTCGCTCTCGCTCTACCACTGGCTGATCGAGCTCACCTGGCCACGCTTCCTGCTCGTGCTCTCGGCGGGCTTTCTCGCGGTGAACCTGATCTTCTCGTTTGCCTACTTCCTCTGCGGTCCCGGCGCGCTCGCCGGGCTCGAGAGCGGCGACGAAGCCGGACGATTCCTCGGCGGGTTCTTTTTCTCGGTGCAGACCCTGGCGACGATCGGCTACGGCGCGCTCGCCCCGGCAGGTCTCGCGGCCAACGTGATCGTCGTGCTCGAATCGATGACCGGCCTGCTGCTCGTCGCGCTCGGCACCGGCATCTCCTTCGCCCGCTTCGCCCGACCGCGGGCGCAGATCCTCTTCAGCCGCTTCGCCGTCGTCGCGCCGTATCGCGACGTCACCGCGCTCGAGTTCCGGATCGCCAACGCGCGCACTAGCGAGCTGACCGACGTTCAGGCCCGCGTGCTCCTCGCCCGGCGCAAGGCGTCCGGCGACCGCGAGTTCCTGCCACTCGCCCTCGAGCGCGACAGCGTCCTCTTCTTCCCGCTCTCCTGGACGGTCGTCCACCCGATCGACGCCACGAGCCCGCTCTACCGCCTGCGTGCCGAGGAGCTCGAAGCGGCGCACGCCGAGCTCCTCATCCTGCTCTCCGGCACCGACGAGAGCTCCTCGCAGGTGGTCCACACGCGCTCCTCCTACCTCGCCTCCGAGATCGTCTGGAACGCCCGCTTCGTCAGCCTCTACGACCCGCCCGGCGCCGAGGACGGTCGCGTGCGCATCGACGTCGGCAAGCTGAGCGCGATCGAGCGGCTCTGA
- a CDS encoding glycosyltransferase, with amino-acid sequence MSPRFSLIVPAYNEALLLPRLLDSLEVARAAFGPPEAVELIVADNGSTDETAAIATARGCRVVPVAKRVIAAARNGGAGVATGEVVAFVDADSRVHPRTFVEIDRVLSGGGVVGGATGVRLERWSLGIVCTWMLIVPLVVAMRMDTGVVFCRREDFVSIGGYDERRLVGEDVAFLLALRRLGRTRGEHLVRVRRAKAIASTRKFDEFGDWHYFPLIVEGLRHLLGGKPTEFTDRYWYKPKR; translated from the coding sequence ATGAGTCCGCGCTTCTCGCTGATCGTCCCTGCCTACAACGAGGCGCTCCTGCTGCCGCGCCTGCTCGATTCGCTCGAGGTGGCGCGCGCCGCCTTCGGACCGCCGGAGGCGGTCGAGCTGATCGTCGCCGACAACGGGTCGACCGACGAGACGGCGGCGATCGCCACCGCGCGCGGCTGCCGGGTGGTGCCGGTCGCGAAGCGGGTGATCGCCGCCGCGCGCAACGGCGGCGCCGGTGTGGCAACCGGCGAGGTCGTCGCCTTCGTCGATGCCGACTCGCGAGTCCACCCGCGGACCTTCGTCGAGATCGATCGGGTGCTCTCCGGCGGCGGCGTAGTCGGCGGCGCGACCGGCGTCCGGCTCGAGCGCTGGTCGCTCGGCATCGTCTGCACCTGGATGCTGATCGTGCCGCTGGTGGTCGCCATGCGGATGGACACCGGTGTGGTGTTCTGCCGCCGCGAGGATTTCGTGTCCATCGGCGGCTACGACGAGCGCCGCCTGGTCGGCGAGGACGTCGCCTTCCTCCTGGCGCTGCGCCGGCTCGGCCGCACCCGCGGGGAGCACCTCGTCCGCGTGCGCCGCGCCAAGGCGATCGCCTCGACCCGCAAGTTCGACGAATTCGGCGACTGGCACTACTTCCCCCTCATCGTCGAAGGCCTCCGCCATCTCCTCGGCGGCAAGCCGACCGAATTCACCGATCGGTACTGGTACAAGCCGAAGCGGTGA